Within Raineyella sp. W15-4, the genomic segment CAAGAAGGGTGAGGTCGTCAAGGCCGTCGTGGTCCGTACCGTCAAGGAGACCCGTCGCCCCGACGGCTCGTACATCAAGTTCGACGAGAACGCCGCCGTCATCCTGAAGAACGACGGGGAGCCCCGCGGCACCCGCATCTTCGGCCCGGTCGGCCGTGAGCTGCGCGACAAGAAGTTCATGCGCATCATCTCGCTCGCTCCGGAGGTGATCTGAGATGGCAGCCCAGAAGAAGCTCCATGTGAAGAAGGGTGACCGCGTCAAGGTCATCTCCGGCAAGGACAAGGGCACCGTCGGCGAGATCATCGCCGTCGACCCGACCCGCGAGCGGGTCACCGTGCAGGGTGTCAACATCGTCAAGCGCCACCTCACCGACCGCCAGTCCGGCGGCCGGGTCGAGAAGGGCGGCATCGTCTCGTCCGAGGCGCCGATCCATGTCTCGAACGTGCAGCCGGTGGTGAAGAAGGACGGCGCCGAGGTCGTCACCCGCATCGGCCACAAGCGCGAGAAGGTCACCCGGACCCGGGCCGACGGCTCGACGTACGAGGCCTATCGCAGCGTCCGGATCGCCAAGGCCACCGGGGAGGAGTTCTGATGTCGCCGACCGCTACCGAGACCACCCACGTGGCGCCCCGGCTGAGGGCCAAGTACCGCGAGGAGATCGTCCCGGCACTGCAGGAGCAGTTCCGGTACGCCAACCCGATGCTGATCCCCGGTCTGGTGAAGATCACCGTGAACATGGGTGTCGGCGACGCCGCCCGTGACTCCAAGGTGATGGACGGTGCGCTCAAGGACCTGACCGCGATCACCGGTCAGAAGCCGCAGGTCACCAACGCCCGCAAGTCGATCGCCCAGTTCAAGCTCCGCGAGGGCCAGGCGATCGGCGCCCACGTCACCCTGCGGGGCGACCGGATGTGGGAGTTCCTGGACCGGCTGCTCACCCTGGCGCTGCCGCGGATCCGCGACTTCCGCGGGCTGAACCAGTGGCAGTTCGACGGCAAGGGCAACTACACCTTCGGTCTCACCGAGCAGGTGATGTTCCACGAGATCGACCAGGACAGGATCGACCGCACCCGTGGCATGGACATCACCGTCGTGACCTCGGCGGCCAATGACGAGGAGGGTCGGGCGCTGCTCAAGCAGCTCGGCTTCCCCTTCAACGACAACCCGAAGAAGGCCAGGGCCAAGGCCAAGGGCCCGCGCTACTCCCGTGGGAAGAAGTGAGTGACTGATGGCAAAGACCGGTCTGAAGGTCAAGCAGTCCCGCAAGCCGAAGTTCGGCGTCCGGGCCTACACCCGCTGCCAGAAGTGCGGCCGGCCGCACTCGGTGTACCGCAAGTTCGGCCTGTGCCGGGTGTGCCTCCGCGAGATGGCGCACAAGGGCGAGCTGCCGGGCGTCACCAAGTCGTCCTGGTGAGTCCCACGTACGCGGTGTGCACCGCCCCCGGGCCCCGGCTGCAGGCCGGGACCGGTGAGCGGGCGGGCGCCGCGTACGGGGGCCACTCACCGGCACCGCACCGCATCCCACGATTTTCAACTTCCACCGCCGCAGGTCCGGAGCACCGCCCCGGAAACCGCAGTGAGAAAGAGGCTTCCTGAGCCATGAGCATGACCGATCCGATCGCAGACATGCTGACGCGTCTGCGTAACGCCAACCAGGCGTACCACGACGAGGCGTCGATGCCCCACTCGAAGATCAAGGCGGGCATCGCCGAGATCCTCAAGCAGGAGGGCTACATCGCCGACTACGCGGTCACCGAACCCGCCGAGGGCGAGGTCGGCAAGACCCTGACCGTGACGCTGAAGTTCGGCGAGGAGCGCGAGCGTTCCATCGCCGGCGTCCGCCGCATCTCCAAGCCGGGTCTGCGGGTCTACGCCAAGTCGACCAACCTGCCGAAGGTCCTCGGGGGCCTGGGCATCGCCATCATCTCCACCTCGCAGGGTCTGCTGACCGACCGTGAGGCCAAGGCCAAGAGCGTGGGTGGGGAAGTCCTCGCCTACGTGTGGTGACGGACGAGACCGAGAGGAGATAACACATGTCCCGAATCGGAAGGCTCCCGATCACCGTCCCGTCCGGCGTCGAGGTCACCCTCGACGGCCAGCAGGTCACGGTCAAGGGTCCGAAGGGCGAGCTGGAGCACCGCGTCGCCGAGCCGATCACCATCAGCCGTAACGAGACCGGCGAGCTGGTCGTCGCGCGTCCGAACGACGAGCGTCTCAACCGGTCGCTGCACGGCCTGACCCGTACCCTGGTCAACAACATGGTCACCGGGGTGACCCAGGGCTACGTCAAGAAGCTCGAGATCCAGGGCGTCGGCTACCGCGTCCAGGCGAAGGGGCCGACCCAGCTCGAGTTCAGCCTCGGCTTCTCGCACCCGGTGATCGTCAACGCCCCGCAGGGCATCACCTTCACCGTCGAGAACCCGACGCACTTCGCGGTGCAGGGCATCGACAAGCAGCTGGTCGGTGAGGTCGCCGCCAACATCCGCAAGATCCGCAAGCCCGAGCCGTACAAGGGCAAGGGCGTCCGGTACGAGGGCGAGCATGTCCGCCGCAAGGCCGGAAAGGCAGGTAAGTGACGATGGGCATCTCCCTGACGCACAACAAGAACACCGCGCCGAAGGCGGCGTCCAAGCAGCGCCGCCAGGTGCGCGGCCGGAAGAAGATCTTCGGCTCCGCCGACCGCCCCCGGCTGGTGGTGTCCCGGTCCGCCAAGCACATGTTCGTGCAGGTGATCGACGACACCCAGGGGCGTACGGTCGCGTCGGCGTCGACGATGGAAGCCGACCTTCGCGCGTTGGAGGGCGACAAGTCCGCCAAGGCCCGCCGGGTCGGGGCGCTCGTCGCCGAGCGGGCGAAGTCCGCGGGGGTCGAACACGTCGTGTTCGACCGCGCCGGCTACAAGTACCAGGGTCGTGTCGCTGCGCTCGCCGACGGTGCGCGCGAGGCCGGTCTGGACTTCTGACGGTACGACGAGAGGAATAGGAAAGCGATGAGTGAGAACCAGGGCCGCAGTGGCGGCCGTGGCGAGCGTCGCGGCCGTGACGATCGTCGGGGCCGGAACACCGAGGACAAGAACCAGTTCATCGAGCGCGTGGTGACCATCAACCGGGTCGCCAAGGTCGTCAAGGGCGGCCGCCGCTTCAGCTTCACCGCGCTGGTCGTGGTGGGCGACGGCGACGGCACCGTCGGCATCGGCTACGGCAAGGCCAAGGAGGTGCCGGCGGCGATCGCCAAGGGTGTCGAGGAGGCGAAGAAGAACTTCTTCCGCGTCCCCCGGATCCAGAAGACGATCCCGCACCCGGTCCAGGGCGAGAAGGCCGCCGGTGTGGTCATGCTGCGCCCGGCCGCTCCCGGTACCGGTGTGATCGCCGGTGGCGCCGTCCGCGCCGTGCTGGAGTGCGCCGGCATCGCCGACGTGCTGGCCAAGTCCCTCGGATCGCCGAATGCGATCAACGTGGTGCACGCCACCGAGGCCGCGCTGAAGATGCTCGAGGAGCCCGAGGACGTCGCCAAGCGCCGCACCAAGGCCGTGCAGGACGTGGCCCCGGCCGCGCTGCTGCGGGCCCGCGACGAGGCGAAGCAGGAGGTGGCTTCCTGATGGCGAAGCTGCAGATCACCCAGATCAAGGGTGTCGTCGGCGAGAAGCCGCAGATGGGGCGGACCCTGCGCGGTCTCGGGCTGCGCAAGATCGGCCAGTCCGTCGAGCAGCCCGACAACCCGGCGATCCGTGGCATGGTCCGTGCGGTCCGCCACCTGGTCACCGTAGAGGAGGTTGACTGACCATGGCGATCAAGCTGCATGATCTCCAGCCGGCCCCCGGCGCCAAGCGCGACCGGATCCGGGTCGGCCGTGGTGAGGGCTCGAAGGGCAAGACCTCGGGCCGTGGCACCAAGGGCACCGGCGCTCGCAAGAACACCCCCGAGAACTTCGAGGGTGGCCAGATGCCGATGCACATGCGGGTCCCGAAGCTGCGCGGCTTCCGGAACCCGTTCCGGGTCGAGTACCAGGTGGTGAACCTGGAGAAGCTCGTCGCCCTCTACCCGGAGGGTGGCGAGGTGACCGTCGACGACCTGGTCGCCAAGGGCGCCGTCCGCGACGGCTGGCCGGTGAAGATCCTCGGCGCCGGCGAGTTGTCGGTCGCGCTGCAGGTCACCGTCGACAAGTACTCGGCCTCGGCCAAGCAGAAGATCGAGGCCGCCGGCGGCACCGCCACGACCCGCTGATCCGCGCTCGACCAGGGCGCGTCCCTCAGACGAAGCGCCTGACACAGGGCGGCTCCCTCGGGAGCCGCCCTGTTGCGTTGTCGGGCGGGACCCCGGTCCGCCGACGGGCCGGTCCACCCGGGCAGGTCCCCGTCTGCTCGCCGTACGGATGCCTTGCGTCCGGGACCGGTTTGCCGTCGGGGCGGTAGCAGACAAGACTGATACAGTCACTGGGCACGCCTATGTGGGTGTGATGTCCGCGCGGGTGGTCCCGGCCTGGACCGGTCCGCCCCGGGCGTGTCGTCGTCGTACAAGAGAGGGGCACGGTGCTCTCCGCATTCACCAATGCCTTCCGGACACCCGATCTTCGGAACAAGATCCTCTTCACGATGGGGATCATCATCATCTTCCGGCTCGGGTCGGCGATCCCCATCCCGAACGTCAACGTCCAGCAGGTCGACACCTGCCGGGCGATGGCCACCGGTGGGGCGGCCGGCTTCGCCTCGATGCTGAACATGTTCTCCGGCGGGGCGTTGCTGAAGCTGGCGATCTTCGCCCTCGGCGTGATGCCGTACATCACCTCGTCGATCATCCTGCAGCTGCTCACCGTGGTGATCCCGCGGCTGGAGGCGCTGCGCAAGGAGGGCGGCCAGGGCCAGGAGAAGATCACCCAGTACACCCGGTACCTGACCATCCTGCTGGCGATCATGCAGTCCACCGCCTTCGTCACCCTCGCGGTCAACGACCAGCTGATCCCCGGCTGCACCGGGCTGGTCTACAACTCCGGGCTGTTCCCGATCATCGTGATGATCCTGACCATGACGGCCGGCACCAGCCTGGTGATGTGGCTCGGCGAGCTGATCACCGAGAAGGGCGTCGGCAACGGCATGTCCGTGCTGATCTTCACCTCGGTCGCGGCGCAGTTCCCCAACGGCCTCGCCTCGGTGCGCCAGTCCCGGCCCGGCTCGCAGGGCTGGGTGATCATGGGTCTGGTGATCCTGGTCGGTCTCGCCGTGATGGCCGCGGTGGTCTTCATCGAGCAGGGCCAGCGGCGGATCGGTGTGCAGTACGCCAAGAAGATGATCGGCGGCAAGCTGCGGGGCGGCACCTCGACGTACATCCCGGTCAAGGTGAACCAGGCCGGCGTCATCCCGGTCATCTTCGCCTCGTCGATGCTCTACCTGCCGGTGCTGTTCTCGACCTTCCGGCCGACGGGTGCCGCCGCCCAGTGGGTGAGCAAGTACTTCGGCTCGATGTCGCACCCGGTGTACGTCATCACCTATGCGGTGCTGATCATCTTCTTCGCCTACTTCTACGTGGCGATCACCTTCAACACCGAGGAGATCGCCGACAACATGAAGAAGTACGGCGGCTTCATCCCCGGCATCCGGGCCGGCCGGCCGACGGAGAAGTACCTCTCCTACGTGCTCAGCCGACTCACCGCGCCCGGGTCGCTCTACCTGGCGCTGATCGCGCTGATCCCGTCGGTGGCGTTCATCCTCTTCCAGGCCAACCAGAACTTCCCGTTCGGCGGCACCTCGTTGTTGATCATCGTGGGCGTCGGCCTGGACACCATCAAACAGATCGAATCCAAGCTCCAGCAGCACAACTACGAAGGGTTCCTACGATGAGGCTCCTGATCATGGGCCCGCCCGGAGCGGGCAAGGGCACGCAGGCCAAGGGCATCGCCGCCCGCTACGGCATCCCGGCGATCTCGACCGGCGACATCTTCCGGACGAACGTGAAGAACGAGACCCCGCTGGGCCTCAAGGTCAAGGAGATCATGGCCTCCGGCGGCTACGTCGGCGATGACATCACCAACGGGTTGGTCCGCAACCGGCTGGCCGAGGAGGACGCCAAGACCGGCTTCCTGCTCGACGGCTACCCGCGGACCCTCGCCCAGGTGGAGGCGCTCGACGGGATGCTCACCGAGCTCGGGGTAGCGCTCGACGCGGTCGTCTCGCTCACCGCGGACACCGACGAGGTGGTCGGCCGGCTGCTGAAGCGGGCCGAGATCGAGGGCCGGGCCGACGACAACGAGGAGACGATCCGGACCCGGCTGCGGGTCTACGACGAGGAGACCGCCCCGCTGCTGGCCAGCTACGCCGAGCGCGGGCTGGTCGTCGAGGTGGACGGCCTCGGCACCGTCGACGAGGTCGGGCAGCGGATCGCCGCCGCGCTCGACGCCGAGAAGGTCTGAGTGTTTCTCAGCAGTCGCGGCATCGAGCTGAAGACCGACGACCAGCTCCGGCTGATGCGGAGGGCGGGACTGGTCGTCGCAGACCTGCTCGACACCATCACCGCGCAGGCC encodes:
- the rplN gene encoding 50S ribosomal protein L14; this encodes MIQQESRLKVADNTGAKELLCIRVLGGSGRRYAGLGDTIVCTVKDAIPGGNVKKGEVVKAVVVRTVKETRRPDGSYIKFDENAAVILKNDGEPRGTRIFGPVGRELRDKKFMRIISLAPEVI
- the rplX gene encoding 50S ribosomal protein L24, which produces MAAQKKLHVKKGDRVKVISGKDKGTVGEIIAVDPTRERVTVQGVNIVKRHLTDRQSGGRVEKGGIVSSEAPIHVSNVQPVVKKDGAEVVTRIGHKREKVTRTRADGSTYEAYRSVRIAKATGEEF
- the rplE gene encoding 50S ribosomal protein L5; translation: MSPTATETTHVAPRLRAKYREEIVPALQEQFRYANPMLIPGLVKITVNMGVGDAARDSKVMDGALKDLTAITGQKPQVTNARKSIAQFKLREGQAIGAHVTLRGDRMWEFLDRLLTLALPRIRDFRGLNQWQFDGKGNYTFGLTEQVMFHEIDQDRIDRTRGMDITVVTSAANDEEGRALLKQLGFPFNDNPKKARAKAKGPRYSRGKK
- a CDS encoding type Z 30S ribosomal protein S14, which produces MAKTGLKVKQSRKPKFGVRAYTRCQKCGRPHSVYRKFGLCRVCLREMAHKGELPGVTKSSW
- the rpsH gene encoding 30S ribosomal protein S8; its protein translation is MSMTDPIADMLTRLRNANQAYHDEASMPHSKIKAGIAEILKQEGYIADYAVTEPAEGEVGKTLTVTLKFGEERERSIAGVRRISKPGLRVYAKSTNLPKVLGGLGIAIISTSQGLLTDREAKAKSVGGEVLAYVW
- the rplF gene encoding 50S ribosomal protein L6, with protein sequence MSRIGRLPITVPSGVEVTLDGQQVTVKGPKGELEHRVAEPITISRNETGELVVARPNDERLNRSLHGLTRTLVNNMVTGVTQGYVKKLEIQGVGYRVQAKGPTQLEFSLGFSHPVIVNAPQGITFTVENPTHFAVQGIDKQLVGEVAANIRKIRKPEPYKGKGVRYEGEHVRRKAGKAGK
- the rplR gene encoding 50S ribosomal protein L18; its protein translation is MGISLTHNKNTAPKAASKQRRQVRGRKKIFGSADRPRLVVSRSAKHMFVQVIDDTQGRTVASASTMEADLRALEGDKSAKARRVGALVAERAKSAGVEHVVFDRAGYKYQGRVAALADGAREAGLDF
- the rpsE gene encoding 30S ribosomal protein S5; its protein translation is MSENQGRSGGRGERRGRDDRRGRNTEDKNQFIERVVTINRVAKVVKGGRRFSFTALVVVGDGDGTVGIGYGKAKEVPAAIAKGVEEAKKNFFRVPRIQKTIPHPVQGEKAAGVVMLRPAAPGTGVIAGGAVRAVLECAGIADVLAKSLGSPNAINVVHATEAALKMLEEPEDVAKRRTKAVQDVAPAALLRARDEAKQEVAS
- the rpmD gene encoding 50S ribosomal protein L30, with translation MAKLQITQIKGVVGEKPQMGRTLRGLGLRKIGQSVEQPDNPAIRGMVRAVRHLVTVEEVD
- the rplO gene encoding 50S ribosomal protein L15 yields the protein MAIKLHDLQPAPGAKRDRIRVGRGEGSKGKTSGRGTKGTGARKNTPENFEGGQMPMHMRVPKLRGFRNPFRVEYQVVNLEKLVALYPEGGEVTVDDLVAKGAVRDGWPVKILGAGELSVALQVTVDKYSASAKQKIEAAGGTATTR
- the secY gene encoding preprotein translocase subunit SecY, which codes for MLSAFTNAFRTPDLRNKILFTMGIIIIFRLGSAIPIPNVNVQQVDTCRAMATGGAAGFASMLNMFSGGALLKLAIFALGVMPYITSSIILQLLTVVIPRLEALRKEGGQGQEKITQYTRYLTILLAIMQSTAFVTLAVNDQLIPGCTGLVYNSGLFPIIVMILTMTAGTSLVMWLGELITEKGVGNGMSVLIFTSVAAQFPNGLASVRQSRPGSQGWVIMGLVILVGLAVMAAVVFIEQGQRRIGVQYAKKMIGGKLRGGTSTYIPVKVNQAGVIPVIFASSMLYLPVLFSTFRPTGAAAQWVSKYFGSMSHPVYVITYAVLIIFFAYFYVAITFNTEEIADNMKKYGGFIPGIRAGRPTEKYLSYVLSRLTAPGSLYLALIALIPSVAFILFQANQNFPFGGTSLLIIVGVGLDTIKQIESKLQQHNYEGFLR
- a CDS encoding adenylate kinase, with amino-acid sequence MRLLIMGPPGAGKGTQAKGIAARYGIPAISTGDIFRTNVKNETPLGLKVKEIMASGGYVGDDITNGLVRNRLAEEDAKTGFLLDGYPRTLAQVEALDGMLTELGVALDAVVSLTADTDEVVGRLLKRAEIEGRADDNEETIRTRLRVYDEETAPLLASYAERGLVVEVDGLGTVDEVGQRIAAALDAEKV